The Juglans microcarpa x Juglans regia isolate MS1-56 chromosome 8S, Jm3101_v1.0, whole genome shotgun sequence genome has a window encoding:
- the LOC121244009 gene encoding uncharacterized protein LOC121244009 → MERRVVFEAIKTHPMIRPVSIVVNLLLVRFVFFARGIFIDSAKRFTIVPDPKCGPALFSIVARVRREKVLTPSYSNCNGCEGDLKAGLLALFSLHYSWWMRFIDAQGDHRRRT, encoded by the exons ATGGAGAGAAGGGTGGTTTTCGAGGCGATCAAGACGCATCCGATGATCCGACCTGTAAGCATTGTAGTAAATCTGTTGCTGGTCCGATTCGTATTCTTCGCCAGAGGGATTTTCATTGATTCGGCTAAGAGATTCACAATTGTACCTGATCCCAAATGTGGCCCTGCTCTCTTTTCGATCGTTGCTCGAGTGAGAAGAGAAAAGGTCTTAACTCCCTCAT ACAGCAACTGTAATGGCTGTGAAGGAGACCTTAAGGCCGGCCTCTTGGCACTTTTTTCGCTACATTATTCTTGGTGGATGAGATTTATTGATGCTCAGGGTGATCATCGAAG